From Cryptomeria japonica unplaced genomic scaffold, Sugi_1.0 HiC_scaffold_46, whole genome shotgun sequence, a single genomic window includes:
- the LOC131862543 gene encoding putative germin-like protein 2-3 yields the protein MLWDCNTQFDYTFISRAFLSDSSVSLFIMGNRMIYFTLGLFLLICWYSDNVMAADSDPLQDFCVADKESMVEVNGFVCKDPKDVSAEDFFFGGLGQAGNTDNAVGSNVTMANVMQIPGLNTFGISLVRIDYAVGGINPPHTHPRATEVLVLLEGQLLVGFIDTTNKFFSKTLEKGDVFVFPKALVHFQQNVGHENAVAIAALSSQLPGAQTIANSLFAADPPLPDSVLAKAFRITQELADYIQKKFA from the exons ATGTTATGGGATTGTAATACACAATTCGACTACACATTCATATCCCGAGCTTTTCTGTCTGATTCTTCTGTGTCTCTATTTATAATGGGTAACCGCATGATTTACTTCACGTTGGGACTTTTCCTATTGATATGTTGGTACAGTGATAATGTCATGGCAGCGGATTCCGATCCCTTGCAAGATTTCTGCGTCGCAGACAAGGAAAGCATGG TTGAGGTGAACGGGTTCGTTTGCAAAGATCCCAAGGATGTTTCGGCAGAGGACTTCTTCTTCGGGGGACTTGGGCAGGCAGGGAACACCGACAATGCAGTGGGCTCCAATGTAACGATGGCCAATGTTATGCAGATACCGGGCCTCAACACCTTCGGAATATCGTTGGTCCGTATCGATTACGCAgtgggtggaataaatcctcctcacacGCACCCAAGAGCCACTGAAGTTCTTGTTTTACTGGAAGGCCAGcttcttgtgggtttcattgacaccaccaacaagtttttcagcaaaacgttggagaagggagatgtgtttgtgtttccaaaggcacttgtgcatttccagcagaatgtggggCATGAAAATGCGGTGGCCATAGCTGCATTGAGCAGCCAGCTTCCGGGAGCTCAGACAATCGCCAACTCTCTGTTTGCAGCGGATCCTCCTCTCCCAGATTCCGTATTGGCCAAGGCCTTCCGCATCACCCAAGAGCTTGCCGATTACATTCAGAAGAAATTTGCATAA